The sequence below is a genomic window from Spirochaeta cellobiosiphila DSM 17781.
ACTCATTCCATATGCCACTATTCTTCTTCATATCTGGGATACTTGCCAAAAGTGGAAAAGAGCATAGTATTTTTAAATTTATCAAAAATAGAGCTGAAAGATTGCTAGTCCCATATTTTATGTTTGCTTTATTTAGTTATTTATTTTGGCTTTTAATTGGAAGAAGGTTTGGTGCAGATTCTTCCCTTGATATTAATCTATTGAAACCTTTGCTTGGAATACTATATTCTAATGGAATTAATAATTGGTTAATATTTAATGCTCCATTATGGTTTTTAACTTGTCTTTTTATAACTGAAATAGAATTCTTCATGATATCTAAACTAACAAGAGTTCGGATGTTAATTGTATTACTCTTAATGATTACACTTGGTTTTTTATTAAGTAAAAATCAAATAATACGATTGCCTTGGGGGTTTAACATTTCATTGGTAAGTATCTCATTTTATGCTATCGGTTATTATTCAAAATTTCTTCTGGAGTTTAATATAAAAAAGAGTACTGCTTTATTGTTATTTATTTTAACATTAGTAGTTAACATAAAGTTGTCTTCTATAAATGGTCGTATAGATATGAATGGTAATTATTATTCTAATATTGGACTATTTTACTTGAATGCAATACTTGGTATTTTGTCTGTGTATTTTATATCTAAATTAATAAATAAAAACAAGCTTACATTATTTATAGGAAAGAATACTTTAGTGATTATGGCATTACATATAATTATCTATTCCTTTCTTAAGGGCATAATGGTTTTTATTTTAAGACTGAATTATACCATTTTAGATGGATCTATAGTATATAATCTCATATTTGTTTCTATTGCGTTAATTTTTTTATGTGTCATTTCTTTGTTTTTAAATGCTTTTTTTCCATTAGCAATAGGGAAAAAGCAAAGGTTTAAATAATGAAGCAGATATTAATATTACATGAGTATGGACATAATGATCATTTTCAAAGTTTATTGAATGTCTCAAATATACATAATAATTATCTTTTTTTTGAGACCGATTTATTAAGATCTCTTTATATGTTTCTAAAGCAAAAGAAAGGAAAATATATAATGAAGTTTGCAAAAAACCTTATTTTCTATTTTCAATTTAATTTTACCAAGAAATATGATGAACATATAGTTATTCTGGCGCTGGCTCCATATGATAAAAAGATTTTTTTATATAAAAAAATAAGTAGTTTAAAAAAAATTATATATTTTACATCATGGCCTTATTGGGATAATAGTAAATATCCGAAACGTAATAAAATTGGAAAAAAATTTTTCAAAAAGAAATGGAAGCATTTCTTGGAAAATGATTCAACTAAAATTGTTACAGTTACTTCCTTTGCAAAACAATCTTTGTGTGATAATTTTAATATAAAAAAAGAAGTATCTGTAATTCCACATAGTTATAACTCTGAATATTTCTATCCAAGAAAGAATAAACCAAGTTTAGATAATAAAGAAATCAAAATCCTATATATAGGGCGATTTGAAAAGGGAAAGGGGTTTGAGAATCTAATACAAGCTAAGTCACAGGTAAATGATAAGTTTCATTTTACAATGATTGGAGATGGTAAATTGAGAGAGTTCGCGATAAATGATTCTTTTTCTCAAGATATAAAATTTATTAAAGAAATCTCAGATAAAAACATGTTAGCTGAAATTATTAGTGCTAGTGATTTGTTAATCCTACCATCTTATAAAGTCCCAAAATGGGAAGAGTTATTTGGGATGGTTTTAATTGAAGCAATGGCTTGTGGTACTCCTGTTGTATCGACTGATTGCGTTGGCCCAAAAGAGATAATACAGTCAAATAAAAATGGGCTACTAATAAAACAAAATTCAATTTTGGAAATAGTCAAAGTATTAAAATTGTATGAAAATCAAAAAGAAAACTTTTTAGAATATGCTAGTAATGCATTAGAATATGTAAAATATTTTGAATTAAATCATGTTTCATCAAAATGGGAGCAACTTTTAGATGATTATTAAAATTATATTACTTAACTATAATAATTATGTTGATACTATAGAATGTGTAAACTCTTTAAAGAAAATTGAATATGATGGACAATATAATATTGTAATTGTAGATAATAACTCTAATAATGACTCAGTAAAACAACTAATAGATTATTATAAACTTATAAGTAGTAGTAAAGGTTATGATACAGAATATTATACTAGGGAAAATTTAACATTACTAATTAACAAAGAAAATAGAGGTTTTTCTGCTGGGAATAACTTTGGAATAAAGTTTAATGATGGTATTGAATATGATTATATTTGGTTACTAAATAATGATACAGTTGTAGAAAAAAGAACATTAGTTGAGTTAACAAATTATTCATTACAGTATCGTTTGGATCTTTGTTCATCAAGAATAAAAGATTACTATAAATCTAATATTTCTGAATATGATTATTTAATGAATTTTTATCTAATATCAGCGAAAAAAGTACTAAAAAGTAATAGTAAACCGAAATTAGATTATTTAAGTGGTACTTCACTTTTAATATCAACAAACTGTATAAGTAAGGTTGGTTTATTAGATGAA
It includes:
- a CDS encoding glycosyltransferase family 2 protein yields the protein MIIKIILLNYNNYVDTIECVNSLKKIEYDGQYNIVIVDNNSNNDSVKQLIDYYKLISSSKGYDTEYYTRENLTLLINKENRGFSAGNNFGIKFNDGIEYDYIWLLNNDTVVEKRTLVELTNYSLQYRLDLCSSRIKDYYKSNISEYDYLMNFYLISAKKVLKSNSKPKLDYLSGTSLLISTNCISKVGLLDENYFLYYEDADYTQRVKKCGLNIGLCVNSVVNHKEGGSTGLGKARKINSFTYQKYLESKYRFGKTYGKSQPILLLSMFLSICKALLRRQYKVSINIIKYMFGFVL
- a CDS encoding glycosyltransferase family 4 protein, with protein sequence MKFAKNLIFYFQFNFTKKYDEHIVILALAPYDKKIFLYKKISSLKKIIYFTSWPYWDNSKYPKRNKIGKKFFKKKWKHFLENDSTKIVTVTSFAKQSLCDNFNIKKEVSVIPHSYNSEYFYPRKNKPSLDNKEIKILYIGRFEKGKGFENLIQAKSQVNDKFHFTMIGDGKLREFAINDSFSQDIKFIKEISDKNMLAEIISASDLLILPSYKVPKWEELFGMVLIEAMACGTPVVSTDCVGPKEIIQSNKNGLLIKQNSILEIVKVLKLYENQKENFLEYASNALEYVKYFELNHVSSKWEQLLDDY
- a CDS encoding acyltransferase family protein — its product is MSKRKEYSDNHIIWIDNAKAIGIILVMVGHLNFPKEIIIWLYSFHMPLFFFISGILAKSGKEHSIFKFIKNRAERLLVPYFMFALFSYLFWLLIGRRFGADSSLDINLLKPLLGILYSNGINNWLIFNAPLWFLTCLFITEIEFFMISKLTRVRMLIVLLLMITLGFLLSKNQIIRLPWGFNISLVSISFYAIGYYSKFLLEFNIKKSTALLLFILTLVVNIKLSSINGRIDMNGNYYSNIGLFYLNAILGILSVYFISKLINKNKLTLFIGKNTLVIMALHIIIYSFLKGIMVFILRLNYTILDGSIVYNLIFVSIALIFLCVISLFLNAFFPLAIGKKQRFK